CAATGCGCTCGGCGGCACCTGGGCCGGCGGCGAGCGGATCCTGATCGCCGTCAGCGAATTGCCCGGTGCCGAGGAACTCGTCCGCGCCGCCAAACGCATCGCCGATTCGGTCCACGCGCCCTGGGCGGCGATCCACGTCGAGACTCCACGCACCCGCCAGCTCGGCCCCGCGGACCACCGCCGCATCGCCGATTGCCTCGCGCTCGCCACCCGGCTCGGCGCGACCGTCGCGTCGGTGCCGGCCCGCTCGGTGGTCGCCGGTATCAAGACCTATGCGGCGGATTCGCGCGCCACCCAGATCGTCGTCGGCAAATCGGCGCGCTCGCGCTGGTTCGAGCTGCGCCACGGCTCCGTCGTCGATCGCCTGGTGCGCGAGACTCCGGGCGTCGCGGTGCACGTGCTGCCGATGGAGCGTGCCGCTACGCCGCCGTCGCGGCCGATGCGGGGAAGCTGGGGCCGCCGCAGCGGCTATGCCTGGACGGCGCTGATGGTCGCCGGAGTCACCGCCGTCGCGTCCGGACTGTTCCACGTCCTCGATCTCGGCAACGTCGCTTTGCTCTACCTGCTGCCGGTAATGGCCGCGGCAAGCCTGTTCGGCCTGCGTACGGGCCTGTTCGCCGGGCTCGCCTCCAGCCTCGCCTACAATTTCTTCTTTCTGCCGCCGACAGGCACGCTGACCGTCAACAATCCCGAAAACATCGTGTCGATCTTCGTACTGCTCGCCGTCGCGGTGGTGACCAGCCAGCTCACCTCGCGAGTCCGTGCCCAGGCCGATCTCGCCACCGCCAGCGCCCGCACCAACGCCGCGCTCGCCGGTTACCTGCGCCAGCTGACCGCGCTCGCCGACCCGCAGGATGTCGGCAAGGCCGCCTGCCTCGAGATTGCGCGCCTGTTCGACGCCCGCGTGGTTCTGCTCGAGTCGACCGCGGCCGGCCTTGCGGTGCAGGCGAGCAGCGCGCCGGGCGATCGGCTGGAGACGATGGAGCTCGCCGCCGCCCAGTGGGTGCTCGACCGCGGCGAGCCGGCGGGGCGGGGCACCGGCACCCTGGCCGCCTCCGACTGGCAGTTCCAGCCGCTCCGCGCCGGCGACCGCGTGCTCGCCGTGCTCGGCATCGCCCGCGACGACAACCGCGATCCGGTTCGCTCGGATCAGCTGCCGTTGCTCGCCAGCCTGCTCGATCAGACCTCGCTTGCGCTGGAGCGGCTTCGGCTGGAGGGGCAGATGCGCGACGTCGATGCGGTGCGCGAGCGGGATCGGCTGCGCGCGGCTTTGCTCTCGTCGGTCAGCCACGATCTTCGCACTCCGCTGACGTCGGTGCTTGCCGCCGCCGGCGAGCTGCGCCGCCGGATCGACGATCCGTTGCTGGAGACGGTGGAGAGCGAGGCGTTGCGGCTCAACCGCTTCGTCGCCAATCTGCTCGACATGGCACGGGTCGAAGCCGGCGCGATCCGGCTCCGGCTGGAGCCGGTCGATCTCACCGATGCGGTCGGCGCCGCCGTCCATGATGCGCGCCGCTCGCTGGAGCAGCACGACATCGTGCTCGAGGTGCCACCGACATTCCCGCTGGTCGAGGCCGATCCCCAGCTCTTCCACCATATCCTGCTCAACCTGCTCGACAATGCCGGCCGCTACGCCGATCCGGGTTCGCCGATCACCGTCCGCGCCGAGCGGCGTCACGACGGCCTCAGCCTGTCGGTGATCGACGAGGGGCCTGGCCTGCCGCCGGGCCGCGAGCCCGAGATGTTCGAGACCTTTCGCCGCCTCGAAGGCTCGGATCGTTCGGCCGGCGGCACCGGCCTCGGCCTCGCCATCGTCAAGGGCTTTGCCGAAGCGATGGGCATGACGGTGGCGGCGGCCAATCGGGAAGATCGCCCCGGTGCACGTTTCAGCATTCACGTGCCCGAGCGTCTGCTGGTGCGCGGATCCGATCAGGGGCTGGAGGAATGAGCGGACATCGGATTCTGATCGTCGACGACGAGCTGCCGATCCGGCGGCTGCTGCAGGCGACGCTCGTGCGCGGCGGCTATCAGCCGCTGGAGGCGATCAATGCGGCGGAGGCGCTGGCCGAGGCGCGTGCCGCGCGCCCGGATGCGATCCTGCTCGATCTGGGGCTGCCCGATCGCGATGGGCTGGAAATCGTGCCGCTGCTGCGCAAGGACAGCAATGCGCCGATCCTGGTGATCTCGGCCCGCGACGCGACCGATCAGAAGGTCGCCGCGCTCGATCTCGGCGCCGACGATTACGTCACCAAGCCGTTCGACAGCGAGGAAGTGCTCGCCCGTCTTCGCGCCGCTTTGCGCCAGCGCGTGCTGGCCCAGGGCACGCCGGTGGTGGTTCGTGCCGCCGGCGTCGCCGTCGATCTTCCCAATCGCACCGTCAGTCGGGACGGCGCCGAGATCCATCTCACCCGCAAGGAGTTCGCGGTGCTGGAGCAGCTGGCGCTCAGCCCCGGGCGGGTCGTCACCCACCAGCGCGTACTCGCCGCCGCCTGGCCGCACGAGGTCGATCACCGCATTGACTATCTCCGCATCGTCGTCCGCAACCTTCGCCAGAAACTCGAAGCCGATCCGGCCCGGCCGGCACTGATCGTCAACGAGCTCGGCATCGGCTACCGGCTGCTCGCCGACGGCTGATCCGCGGCACCTTCTGGGGTCCGTGAATCAAGCGAACAGGGCAAGCGCGTCGGAGTCGCTCAGCCCGGAGAACCCGCCGGCGTTGCCGTCCCAGAGCGCATCGGCAAAGCCCTGCTTGCGGGTTTGCAATACCAGCATCTTTTCCTCGATCGTGCCATCGGCGATCAGGCTGTGGACGAAGACCGGCTGCGACTGGCGATCCGATGCGCGCGACCGATCGCCTGCGCCTCGACTACCGGAGGGTGCATCTCGCACATTGCATGGCGGCGTTCTGCGCCGACTGCGGCGGTGTCCCACCCTATGGTGCACCCCGCCGACCGGCCTAGGGGCGGCAGGCTTCGACTCGGTCGCGTCGGAGTCGAGCGGCTCTATCGAAGCGTCGCGCGTCGCGCAGGCAGGGTGCTTTGCCGTCGTGAGACCTTTGCATCGACAGGATGCGAGCCGGTCGAGGTGATTGAAGTGTTACGGCGGTCAAAGCCGATGATCGTCGTGCTCTTCGTCCGCGATTTCGCGCCATTTGCAATTTCTTTTGGTAGTTCATACTGTCTAACATAAGATCAACTGCTTAATATAGATAAGCTGGATCTAAAAGAAATCCTGGCAATGTGGGATTGATAATGCGCAAGGCATTTACGATAAATGTAAAATACCAAGTTGGTCAACGAAACAACTACTCGAAGTATGTTTTAGCGCTGTGAATTTATGACTTGAGCAATGGTCCATTTCGGAGCTTGTTCCTGGCCGATTGTGTCGGCGGAGCGGAGATCATGGATATCGCGCATGCTGAAGGTCCGATAAGCTGAGAATCATGATACTGCCTTGAAATTGGGCAGGATATCCAAATCCGTGCCGGCACATGTGTGTCGGTGCATCGACGTGGGGGTAAAGCATCTTGGCGGGTTCGGAGCGCGTGCGACGGCGTCAGTAAGTGCGCGCCATCACTATCATCTAGAGAGAGCAGAGCGGACAGACGCCGAACGGCGTGTTTTCGATAGAGAAATGCTGTCTGCTTCAGATGTCGAGATATCTCTCGGCACAGAAGCGGCTTGTGCTCTGTAAATCGGAAGTCTCTAGTCGATCGCACTAAATTCATATTTCGACTAGTAGCCAGTTGACTCTTGATTGCCGCTTTAGAATACTTGCGGCGGATCCAGGCAAAGAATGGATCTGGGGGTCTCAAATAGGGGGCTTCCTGTTGTCAGCTAAGCAGGAAAGGTTTAGTTATGTTTAACTTCACCAAAGACGCCGCACGAACCAGCATCAAGTCGGGCACCAGCTTCGGCCTGAATTCCTCGCTTCCGCGTTGGGGTGTGGCTTTCGATTCGAATCATTACTTGCTGATCTACCCGACCGTAGCTGGCGAGTAAGGTGCTGGCGGGGGCAATTCGTTGTCCCCGCCACATTTTCAATACTGCGGTGGGGCGACAGTATCATGCTTAGTTCATGGTTGCGAAAGCGATCGATCTCGATGGCTGCCGATCGATGCTGTGGTTGGCTCCTGGCTCAGCAATCGCTCTTCAGGCTGGACGCGCCTGACCCGGGGCAGCGAGTTCTTGGGAACGATGTGCCTTGGCGGGTGAAGCCGATCATGGAACTGGCATTTTTCCTGCTGATCATGATCAGGCAGGATGTCGCGTTCAAGAGTCGGCGCCGGCTTGTCGAATTCGTTCTTGAGGAGGCCCGGCGTTTCGACTGGCACGAGTTGGCGCGCTTCGATCCATCGTCGGGATCGCCGCTCTCGTTGGTTGCCGACTTCTTCGAAGTCAACGGTGCGCCGCCACCCTTCGAACCCGCATTCTTCGACATGCTTATCGACTTCGGGTTCTTCGACGGCATGGACCGGCTGCCGTATCGCGAGCTGGAATTCGGCTACGCGATCGCCCGTCTCCACAAGATCGACGTGATGCCGGAACTACTGGAGGCGTTTGGCCGCACCGCGTTCGGGCGCCAGCATTCGCTTCCCCGCTATTCGCTCGATGATACCTACTCGCTTACGCACGCCCTCTTCTATGTGACCGATGTCGGGTTGCGGCCGGCCGCAAGCTGGGCCGGAAAGTCGGACGCTCTGCGGCTGCAGAAGACGCTGATCGCGCTGATCACGATGATGGTCCGCGCCGATCACGGCGATGTGCTTGGCGAACTCCTCATCTGCTGGATCATGTGCGGCTTCGTTGCCACTGCTGCGGAGCAATTGGTGGTGGATGCCGGAATGAACCGCATGCTGTCGCTCATCGTTCCCGAAGGCGCGGTGCCGCCAACGACGTCGGTTCGGAACCGGCTGTTGGAAGGCAGGGCCGACTTCGCGGAAATCTACCACACCACCCTCGTCGCCTCGATCCTCTTCCGCCTTGCTGGAGCGGGCCGATGAGCCTTGCGCCGCTCCATGAACGCTGTTTGCTCCGCGTAAGCGACCTTCTTGCGGACTTTGGCACCCGCCCGGGCACCGATGGATTGATGAGCGTCACCGCCGTGGTCGAATTGGTGCAGACGCTTCCGCGGCATGCCGGCTTGCGGGCGATCAGAGCTTCGATCGCGAGATCGGCTCTCGATTGGACCCGGTCGGGACTGCTGGCGAACATCCTCGTTTCGAGAACCGACTATAGTTATGCAATTGCAATGCTGCTCGCATTGGCGAGCGAGGCCGACGATTTCGTGCCGGCGGATGTTGATGAACTAGCCAATCTGTACGCCGGCAGGGTGATCGGCTTCAGCGAGCTTCCGATCCTGACCTTGCGCGCCATTGCCCTCCATCTGGGGACGGCGGGCGTCGCCACGCACGACGCGGATACGCTGCCGGTCGAGATCCGGAAGCTGATCGACAAGCGCGCGCTTCGCACCCGAACCGACGAATATGACGTGATCACGCTGATGATGGCTGCCCAGATCCTGTCGGCCCAGGCAAGCGAGACTTCGGCATGGCCCTCGATCTTTCCCCGGCTAATGCTGACCAAGGCGATCCGCGACGGAGATCTGAATTGGATCGCCGTCCTCGCCCTGCTGGCACAGCAGCTTTATGGTGCGCCCGAGCCGCTGCTGGGCGCTGCGCGATCCCTGCTCGTCGGCATTGCCGCCGACGATCTTCTTCCGATGCCCGCTCGAAACGTTCTCTACAGCGAGTTCTTCGAACGATCCGATGTCGGCCTCAGGCTGCGCAGCACGATAGCCTGCCTGATATTTCTGCAGGAGGATGCACTTTGATCGAAGACTGCCTCATCACGGGTACGCAACGCGCCGTGACCCTGAAGTATCTCGGCGGCTTCC
The nucleotide sequence above comes from Sphingosinicella sp. BN140058. Encoded proteins:
- a CDS encoding response regulator — translated: MSGHRILIVDDELPIRRLLQATLVRGGYQPLEAINAAEALAEARAARPDAILLDLGLPDRDGLEIVPLLRKDSNAPILVISARDATDQKVAALDLGADDYVTKPFDSEEVLARLRAALRQRVLAQGTPVVVRAAGVAVDLPNRTVSRDGAEIHLTRKEFAVLEQLALSPGRVVTHQRVLAAAWPHEVDHRIDYLRIVVRNLRQKLEADPARPALIVNELGIGYRLLADG
- a CDS encoding sensor histidine kinase KdpD, whose protein sequence is MTDRDRPEPEVFLRQAAQEGRGRLKIFLGAAPGVGKTHEMLSEGAARKRSGVDVVIGVVETHGRAETEALAQPLETLLRRRVDYQGRSLDEMDLDALLERRPALALVDELAHTNAPGSRHPKRYQDVEELLAAGIDVYSTLNIQHVESLNDVVASFTRVRVRETVPDSVLEQAEIEVVDIPPDELIERLRDGKVYLPEEATRALAHFFSKSNLSALRELALRRAAQAVDAQMLDHLRANALGGTWAGGERILIAVSELPGAEELVRAAKRIADSVHAPWAAIHVETPRTRQLGPADHRRIADCLALATRLGATVASVPARSVVAGIKTYAADSRATQIVVGKSARSRWFELRHGSVVDRLVRETPGVAVHVLPMERAATPPSRPMRGSWGRRSGYAWTALMVAGVTAVASGLFHVLDLGNVALLYLLPVMAAASLFGLRTGLFAGLASSLAYNFFFLPPTGTLTVNNPENIVSIFVLLAVAVVTSQLTSRVRAQADLATASARTNAALAGYLRQLTALADPQDVGKAACLEIARLFDARVVLLESTAAGLAVQASSAPGDRLETMELAAAQWVLDRGEPAGRGTGTLAASDWQFQPLRAGDRVLAVLGIARDDNRDPVRSDQLPLLASLLDQTSLALERLRLEGQMRDVDAVRERDRLRAALLSSVSHDLRTPLTSVLAAAGELRRRIDDPLLETVESEALRLNRFVANLLDMARVEAGAIRLRLEPVDLTDAVGAAVHDARRSLEQHDIVLEVPPTFPLVEADPQLFHHILLNLLDNAGRYADPGSPITVRAERRHDGLSLSVIDEGPGLPPGREPEMFETFRRLEGSDRSAGGTGLGLAIVKGFAEAMGMTVAAANREDRPGARFSIHVPERLLVRGSDQGLEE